One Budorcas taxicolor isolate Tak-1 chromosome 13, Takin1.1, whole genome shotgun sequence DNA window includes the following coding sequences:
- the MKX gene encoding homeobox protein Mohawk isoform X2 yields the protein MNTIVFNKLSGAVLFEDRGAPERDRGGRPYGGVLDSPHARPEVGITDGPPLKDNLGLRHRRTGARQNGGKVRHKRQALQDMARPLKQWLYKHRDNPYPTKTEKILLALGSQMTLVQVSNWFANARRRLKNTVRQPDLSWALRIKLYNKYVQGNAERLSVSSDDSCSEDGENPPRNHMNDGGYSNPVHHPVIKSESSVIKAGVRPESRASEDYVSPPKYKSSLLNRYLNDSLRHVMVTNAAMIGKTRQRNHSGSFSSNEFEEELVSPSSSETEGNFVYRTDTLENGSNKGDSY from the exons ATGAACACGATCGTCTTTAACAAGCTCAGCGGCGCGGTGCTTTTTGAGGACCGCGGGGCTCCGGAGCGGGATCGGGGCGGCCGGCCCTACGGCGGCGTCCTGGACAGTCCCCACGCTCGCCCCGAAGTGGGCATTACGGACGGCCCGCCCCTCAAGGACAACCTGGGCCTGAGACACCGGAGGACCGG GGCCCGGCAGAACGGCGGGAAGGTGCGGCACAAGCGGCAGGCCCTGCAGGACATGGCGCGGCCCCTGAAGCAGTGGTTGTACAAGCACCGCGACAACCCGTATCCCACCAAGACCGAGAAGATTCTCCTGGCGCTCGGCTCGCAGATGACGCTCGTGCAG GTGTCAAATTGGTTTGCTAATGCAAGACGTCGGCTTAAGAATACTGTTCGACAGCCAGATTTAAGCTGGGCCTTAAGAATAAAGTTATACAACAAGTATGTTCAAGGGAATGCTGAGCGGCTCAGTGTGAGCAGTGATGACTCCTGTTCTGAAG ATGGAGAAAACCCTCCACGAAACCACATGAATGACGGAGGCTATAGTAATCCAGTTCACCATCCCGTGATTAAAAGTGAGAGCTCAGTCATAAAGGCTGGAGTACGGCCAGAGTCACGAGCCAGTGAGGACTACGTATCGCCCCCCAAATACAAGAGCAGCTTGTTGAATCGTTACCTTAACGACTCTTTGAGACACGTCATGGTCACAAATGCGGCCATGATAGGAAAGACAAGGCAAAGAAACCATTCGGGATCTTTTAGTTCCAATGAGTTTGAGGAAGAGTTGGTATCTCCCTCGTCGTCAGAAACGGAAGGCAACTTTGTCTACCGCACAG